A portion of the Coturnix japonica isolate 7356 chromosome 4, Coturnix japonica 2.1, whole genome shotgun sequence genome contains these proteins:
- the LOC107312769 gene encoding cytochrome c oxidase subunit 7B, mitochondrial → MFPVARAALNLTARGVHRTAVRQSHHRKHEPNFHDKYGNLVLLGGAAVFASVWGYVLTQSGMEWGLSPVGRITPKEWRE, encoded by the exons ATGTTCCCCGTggccagggctgctctgaaccTCACGG CTCGTGGTGTTCATCGTACTGCAGTGAGACAAAGCCATCACCGCAAACACGAGCCCAACTTCCATGACAAGTACGGAaacctggtgctgctgggcgGAGCGGCagtttttgcttctgtctgGGGCTAT GTGCTCACACAATCCGGGATGGAGTGGGGCTTGTCGCCAGTCGGCAGAATCACTCCTAAGGAATGGAGGGAGTAA
- the MAGT1 gene encoding magnesium transporter protein 1, with translation MGARRRQGAVMAAMPVLVLALLLACGGPPAAGQKRKEMVLSEKVSQLMEWTSKRSVIRMNGDKFRRLVKAPPRNYSVVVMFTALQPHRQCVVCKQADEEYQILANSWRYSSAFTNKIFFAMVDFDEGSDVFQMLNMNSAPTFINFPAKGKPKRGDTYELQVRGFAAEQLARWVADRTDVNIRVIRPPNYAGPLMLGLLLAVIGGLVYLRGSNLDFLYNKTGWAFAALCFVLAMTSGQMWNHIRGPPYAHKNPHTGQVSYIHGSSQAQFVAETHIVLLFNGGVTLGMVLLHEAATSDMDVGKRKIMCIAGIGLVVFFFSWLLSVFRSKYHGYPYSFLMS, from the exons ATGGGTGCGAGGCGGCGGCAGGGAGCAGTGATGGCGGCCATGCCGGTGCTGGTGTTGGCGCTGCTGTTGGCCTGTGGTGGGCCGCCAGCTGCGGgccagaagaggaaggag ATGGTGTTGTCAGAAAAAGTGAGCCAGCTGATGGAGTGGACGAGCAAAAGATCCGTGATACGAATGAACGGCGATAAGTTCCGCCGCCTTGTGAAAGCACCGCCCAGAAACTACTCGGTGGTTGTGATGTTcactgccctgcagcctcaCAGACAGTGTGTTGTGTGCAA GCAAGCTGATGAAGAATATCAGATCCTGGCAAACTCCTGGCGATATTCCAGCGCGTTTACCAATAAGATCTTTTTTGCTATGGTGGATTTTGATGAAGGCTCGGATGTGTTTCAGATG CTAAACATGAATTCTGCTCCAACCTTCATTAATTTTCCTGCTAAAGGGAAGCCCAAACGAGGTGACACGTATGAGCTCCAGGTGCGCGGCtttgcagctgagcagctcGCCCGCTGGGTGGCTGACAGAACTGATGTCAAT ATTCGTGTGATAAGGCCACCGAACTATGCTGGGCCACTGATGTTAGGACTGCTGCTGGCCGTCATTGGAGGCCTTGTGTATTTGCGTGGGAGCAATCTGGATTTTCTGTATAACAAAACAGGCTGGGCATTTGCTGCTTTG TGTTTTGTATTAGCAATGACATCAGGTCAGATGTGGAACCATATTAGAGGGCCACCCTATGCTCATAAGAACCCCCATACAGGACAAGTG AGCTATATCCATGGAAGCAGCCAAGCCCAGTTTGTTGCAGAAACACACATTGTTCTTCTGTTCA ATGGTGGTGTTACTTTAGGAATGGTACTCCTCCATGAAGCTGCTACTTCTGACATGGAtgtggggaagagaaaga TCATGTGCATTGCTGGTATTGGCTTGGTGGTGTTCTTTTTCAGTTGGCTACTGTCTGTCTTCAGGTCAAAATACCATGGGTACCCATACAG TTTCCTAATGAGTTAA